From the genome of Vicia villosa cultivar HV-30 ecotype Madison, WI linkage group LG2, Vvil1.0, whole genome shotgun sequence, one region includes:
- the LOC131646245 gene encoding BRAP2 RING ZnF UBP domain-containing protein 2-like isoform X1: MNKNPQTRSTLIIMAEVSHLSRLRCRVVFTLDVQYTGSIELAQPSNVTSTEHQHVQFTLVCHHCQQQAEKSICFICQIQTTENLWICVICGFVGCGR, translated from the exons ATGAACAAAAATCCACAGACGCGTTCTACACTCATTATAATGGCTGAAGTTTCTCATCTCTCGAG GTTGAGGTGTCGTGTTGTTTTTACATTAGATGTGCAGTATACTGGCTCGATTGAACTTGCACAACCTTCCAATGTCACTTCAACTGAACACCAACATGTCCAGTTTACCTTG GTATGTCACCATTGCCAACAGCAAGCTGAAAAATCTATATGTTTCATTTGTCAAATTCAAACCACTGAGAACCTTTGGATATGTGTTATATGTGGTTTTGTTGGTTGTGGAAG ataG
- the LOC131646245 gene encoding BRAP2 RING ZnF UBP domain-containing protein 2-like isoform X2, translating into MAEVSHLSRLRCRVVFTLDVQYTGSIELAQPSNVTSTEHQHVQFTLVCHHCQQQAEKSICFICQIQTTENLWICVICGFVGCGR; encoded by the exons ATGGCTGAAGTTTCTCATCTCTCGAG GTTGAGGTGTCGTGTTGTTTTTACATTAGATGTGCAGTATACTGGCTCGATTGAACTTGCACAACCTTCCAATGTCACTTCAACTGAACACCAACATGTCCAGTTTACCTTG GTATGTCACCATTGCCAACAGCAAGCTGAAAAATCTATATGTTTCATTTGTCAAATTCAAACCACTGAGAACCTTTGGATATGTGTTATATGTGGTTTTGTTGGTTGTGGAAG ataG
- the LOC131646246 gene encoding uncharacterized protein LOC131646246, with amino-acid sequence MDPSQYHFDIAAYNQNREIEENYIVNRFRERRNKISEDNAPRSRKYLNRDHAAAKQRLIDDYFANEPTYNDAMFRRRYRMKKNVFLRIVGDLSSSDNYFTQRVDAANKEGISPLAKCTTSMRMLAYGVAADAVDKYIKIGGTTAFECLRRFCKGIIRLYEQVYLRAPTQDDLQRILHVSEMRGFPGMIGSIDCMHWEWKNCPKAWEGMLNDINVLDRSPVFDDVEQGKAPSVNFFVNQRPYNMAYYLADGIYPSYPTFVKSIRLPQSEPDKLFAKFQEGYRKDIERAFGVLQARFKIIREPARLWDIADLGIIMRSCIILHNMIVEDERDSYSQRWTDFEQSGESGSSAPQPYSNEVLPAFANHVRARSEFRDPNVHQELQADLVKHIWTKFGMFRD; translated from the exons ATGGATCCATCACAATATCATTTTGATATCGCAGCCTACAATCAAAATCGTGAAATTGAAGAAAATTATATAGTCAATCGATTTAGAGAGCGTAGAAACAAAATATCGGAAGATAATGCGCCTCGTAGTAGAAAATATCTCAATAGAGATCATGCAGCGGCAAAACAAAGACTAATTGACGACTACTTTGCCAATGAGCCTACATATAACGATGCAATGTTTCGTCGTCGGTACCGgatgaaaaaaaatgttttccttCGAATCGTTGGGGACCTTTCAAGTAGTGATAACTACTTCACCCAGCGAGTTGATGCAGCCAATAAAGAAGGTATATCACCCTTAGCAAAATGTACCACATCAATGCGAATGTTAGCATATGGTGTGGCAGCAGATGCGGTCGATAAGTACATCAAAATAGGAGGTACTACAGCATTTGAGTGCTTACGTAGATTCTGTAAAGGAATCATACGCTTGTACGAGCAAGTGTATCTGAGAGCACCAACCCAAGATGACCTGCAAAGAATACTGCATGTTAGTGAAATGCGGGGGTTCCCAGGGATGATTGGGAGTATTGACTGCATGCACTGGGAGTGGAAAAATTGTCCTAAAGCATGGGA GGGAATGTTGAACGATATAAACGTTCTAGACCGGTCACCAGTGTTTGATGACGTGGAACAGGGAAAGGCTCCAAGTGtgaatttctttgtgaatcaacGTCCATATAATATGGCATACTATCTAGCTGATGGTATCTACCCTTCTTATCCAACTTTCGTCAAATCGATTAGACTTCCTCAAAGTGAACCCGATAAATTATTTGCAAAATTTCAGGAGGGATATCGGAAGGACATCGAACGTGCATTTGGAGTGCTCCAAGCTCGATTTAAAATCATCCGTGAACCAGCTCGCTTGTGGGACATAGCTGATTTGGGTATCATCATGAGGTCATGCATCATATTACATAATATGATTGTTGAGGATGAACGAGATTCATATTCTCAACGTTGGACCGATTTTGAGCAATCTGGGGAAAGTGGATCTAGTGCACCACAACCATACTCGAACGAGGTGTTACCCGCTTTTGCAAATCATGTGCGTGCTAGATCAGAGTTCCGTGATCCAAATGTTCATCAAGAATTGCAAGCCGATCTAGTGAAGCACATATGGACAAAGTTTGGAATGTTCCGTGATTGA